The following are from one region of the Sorghum bicolor cultivar BTx623 chromosome 2, Sorghum_bicolor_NCBIv3, whole genome shotgun sequence genome:
- the LOC8062724 gene encoding 50 kDa gamma-zein, with amino-acid sequence MKEVLVVFAFMALVSSAACTQIGGCTCGPQQSHEQQHHPQKQQHQPPPPQQQQQQQQHHQQPQHQQQKVHMQQKQHHQQQDVHVHQQQEVHVKQQPQHQQQHQCEGQQQHHQQSQGHGQQQGQSHEKQHQQQFQGHEKPQQPHQQQCQGYVHQQPPQHQQCQQGQEQLQQHQCHCQEQPLQQPKHCQKGCEQQQTTRCSSSYCSGSINLKNCHEFLRQQCNPLVMPFLQSHLVQPSNCQVLQQQCCHELRQIEPQYLHQAIYSMTQSIIQQQQQQPCEFCGAQLATQSEVAILTAAQYLPSMCGLYHSCYQNNPCSSNDACGVHS; translated from the coding sequence ATGAAGGAGGTTCTTGTGGTTTTTGCTTTCATGGCTCTAGTATCGAGCGCTGCCTGCACACAGATAGGCGGTTGCACCTGTGGTCCACAACAAAGCCATGAACAACAACATCATCCACAAAAACAGCAACatcaaccaccaccaccacaacaacaacaacaacaacaacagcatCACCAACAACCACAGCACCAACAACAAAAAGTTCACATGCAGcagaaacaacatcaccaacaaCAAGATGTTCATGTTCATCAGCAACAAGAAGTCCATGTGAAACAACAACCACAGCACCAACAACAACATCAATGTGAAGGCCAGCAACAGCATCACCAACAATCACAAGGCCATGGGCAACAACAAGGACAGAGCCATGAGAAACAACATCAACAACAATTCCAGGGTCATGAGAAGCCACAACAACCACACCAGCAACAATGTCAGGGTTATGTGCACCAACAGCCACCGCAACATCAACAATGTCAACAGGGCCAGGAGCAACTACAACAGCATCAATGTCATTGCCAAGAGCAGCCATTGCAACAACCAAAGCACTGCCAAAAAGGGTGTGAGCAGCAACAAACTACAAGGTGCAGTTCTAGCTACTGTAGTGGTAGCATAAATCTAAAAAATTGCCATGAATTCCTCAGGCAACAGTGCAACCctttggtaatgccttttctccaatCACATTTGGTACAACCAAGCAACTGCCAAGTGTTACAACAGCAATGTTGTCACGAGCTTAGGCAGATCGAGCCACAATACCTTCACCAAGCGATCTATAGCATGACTCAATCCATaatccaacaacaacaacaacaaccatGTGAGTTTTGTGGAGCTCAACTAGCTACTCAAAGTGAGGTGGCGATATTGACGGCAGCGCAGTACCTACCATCAATGTGTGGCTTGTACCACTCATGCTACCAAAACAATCCATGTAGCAGTAATGATGCTTGTGGTGTTCACAGTTAA